The region AAATTGTTATTTTTTAAGTAATTAACTAAAGTTACGGTATCTACCAAGTGGCCACTATCGTTAAGCTCGGTAATGGCCCGGTCAATAACCTGATGGGCTTGTACATAAAAATCATCGGCATACAAAACTTGGTCGATGGTATTAAGCTGGGCGCTAACAAAATTTAACAGCAGCGCCCCAAGCACACCTTTTTCAGCATCAATATTGTGCTTCAATTAAACCTCTGCGCTTTCGTCAACTGGTTCGGCTTCGGTTACCACTACTTCTTCTACCACCACTTCAGGGGCAGGAGCTTTTTCATTATTGCTTTCTACTATTACTTTTAAAACGGCAACTTCATCGCCGTAAAGTTTAACGCGTACATTATGCGTGCCTAGTATTTTAATAATAGAATCGGTTATTTCTACCTTTTTACGCTCTATTTTAATACCTTTTTTAGCTAGTTCCTCCACAATGTGAGCATTGGTAATAGCCCCAAATAAGCGGCGTTTTTCGCCGGCGGCTACCTTAAAGGTTAGCTCTTCGGCTTCAATTTTTTCGCGGTAGCTGCGGGCCTCTTTACGTTTTTCTTCTT is a window of Spirochaetaceae bacterium DNA encoding:
- a CDS encoding replicative DNA helicase encodes the protein MKHNIDAEKGVLGALLLNFVSAQLNTIDQVLYADDFYVQAHQVIDRAITELNDSGHLVDTVTLVNYLKNNN
- the rplI gene encoding 50S ribosomal protein L9 produces the protein MMKIILKQDIVNLGEEGDIKLVKDGYARNFLIPKKMAALYSLASLNELEKKREAIAKRKEEKRKEARSYREKIEAEELTFKVAAGEKRRLFGAITNAHIVEELAKKGIKIERKKVEITDSIIKILGTHNVRVKLYGDEVAVLKVIVESNNEKAPAPEVVVEEVVVTEAEPVDESAEV